Within the Dryobates pubescens isolate bDryPub1 chromosome 2, bDryPub1.pri, whole genome shotgun sequence genome, the region GAATGGGAAGCACAGGAAGGGAGCTGGATCAGGCTTCAGTGAACATGGAACTGCCCTGGATAGGTTACTCTAGACATACTAAGTTTCTTAAGAGCAACTTGAACTTAACAGACTTGGAAGAAGCATTTGTGGCAGCACCAAAGCAGTGGGTGTATTTCATTAAGATCCCCACCAGGTTTCTCTCATAGTCTTAAATGAGGGTAGGGATGGGTTAGTCACACCACTGAAACCAGCCACTCTGAACTGCCAGGACTGGACAGGTTTCTTTGTACATCCAGAACGTCATTTCCCAGAAAACCTTGAGCCGCCTCTGTCAGATGGTGGCCTGCATCCCCAGTACACTGCTGCCCCCCGGTGTCAGACCGCCCAAGAGACAGCTCCAGACAGAAGAAAACCCAGCCATGTTTCCTGTTCATCTTGACCCAACAGCCATCTTTATTTGCATAACACAGTTAGGAATATAGATTTTAAAAGAAAGCTGTCCATTCTGGGCAGatacattttgcttttctttgctgctttctgctgtaaGTCAAGGCTGAACATTTTCAGAGCCTCAGGTCAGTTACTAACAGCTAAGCAATTTCTGACAACCAATCTGATCCTGTTTATCTCAGGCCTTAGCCAAGGACGAGTTTTCTATGGGTCTGAGGTCTAAATACTGCCTGTTTCACATGCACACAATGCACAGAGGAGAAAGCCTGCAGAAGCATGCAGTAAAGCTGCTACTAAAAGGCAAGGACTGTCAGTGACCACCAGGCTGGTTAACAGATTTCCCCAGCATGCCCAAGATGACAAGGATGTGATATAAAGAGCCACTCATCCAAGTGCATTTTCCAGCAGTTTAGAACAAAGGGGAATGATCCAATTGGAGTCACCGAGAGAATGTCATTACCATCACATGCTTATTCAAGTGATCAGGGCAGAAAGggcaaaattaaccaggttgattTCCTCAGCTCTTCCAGGAGTCCAAGTCTTAAAATAGACAAGGAATTAGTGCCAGTCACCTACCTAAGCAGCCAGTTATGATCACCTGGGCTTCCCTCTGAAATCTGCTGCCAAGCCTGACCTACAGCCAACAGTACAGCAAAGGCAGTAAAGGCTGCTTCATCTCAGACAGTAAAAGACCATACCTAAGTACATGCCACAAAACCCCAAGTGGAATTTATGCAGATCTCAGATTTGCAAGATCTAAATGCTAACTGTACTGTCAAATTGTATTTTCAAACTGGACTGGATATCTGCAGTCAGCTATGACAGGTTACACTGGAATAAATCTTGGGTTTATTTTCAGGTGCTCACTCTGAGAACAGCTGTACACAAGCTAGTTGTCAGAATTTGCTCCTCTCCACAGTTCAGCAAGAAGACCCTCTGAAAGCAGCcccactttgcagttccttgAACATTTTCTGAACCAAGCAACAGCACTTTAATGGCACAAAAAATCGCAGAGAAGGAGCAAGTTACCTTTGCCTGGTCAGCCCAGTCACACCTGAAACCTCAGCAGTGTGAAATGCCTTTTCCATAAGTGTATGAGGAACACAAGCATAGCTGTGATTCTGCCTATACCACCAGCCAACACAAGTCACCCTACATCCTCCACAATGGGATACACTCTCCAATACAGACCTTCCACCTGCACagggaaaggaatgggaatCTTCAATCACTTCAGTGATCTGTCTCTTCTCACCAACTTTCTAATCCCAGTCCTTTCCACATCCTCTGCAACCACTCCACATCCTAGCAAAGGCTGAGTTTCCCAGGCATTGCTGAAAGCAGGGTAGAAAGGCACTAGTGTACTCTGGCAGTGTAGCATTCTGCCTCTGAGTTGGACAGTACAGGCAGTTCTTGACTGATCATAAACAGAAGAAATTCAAGGTATGTCttcctggaggggaaaaaaattcctcatAATAGTATGTGAGAACTCACCTGAAACACAGACAAGAGAAGAAACACCACCAACAGTCAACACAGCTCAAAATGTAAATTGTTTTATAACCTGACATGACTTATAAATGTAAGATACAAGCTGCATCAGCAAGTGCTGAATGCACAGCCAAACACCTTCTTTCAAAAGAGTGAGTGCTAGAGACAAGTTACAGAGTTAAGATTGTAGCATGACTGTAGGTGTGTCACAGCACGGGCACTTGTGAGCACAACGTCAAGAGAATCTTCAAAGGCAGAAGGCTGTAGGTCCCAATGGCTGAACAGGGTGGGCTTAAGAGGGGACTGTGAATAGATTCCTTGCCTAGGATAGACTGAAACAGTCTCAAGGCAAACCAGGCCAGAGCAGCAGAACCATGAGAAGTTCCACCTTGCCACTTtttgagctgaggagaaaacaTGGCTACAGTCATCAAAATTTTATGTCTGTTTCTTCAGGTTTGGTCTTTTCCTTGGCTGCTTCTTTTGTCTCTGCACAGCATTCTTAACACTGGCAGGGGGCAGTCTGAGAGTTATTTCATTGTCCTCTGCGTCATCGTCCACCTGAGCAGCTTTCCGGCGCTCGAGCACTGTTGGAGTACAGACTGGAGTAGGATCCTGAAGAGATCAGAAAAACACAATTCATTGCCAAGCATCTGCCAGAGGAAGTTGTCACTGCCTCTGTGGTGTCACAAAGCACCTCATTCCAGCTCTCCTTTAGAAGCTGAGCATGGTAGGAAAAACTGCTTTCTTTTTATAACTAGTTATTTTTGTAGACAGTGTTTCTCCAGACAAAAGTGTCATCTTCAAAAGACTCCAGATGAAAGGCAAACTCACATTAATTCACACTTTCTAACATGTTGTTATGCACATCTGCCTTCTAAACTTTATTACTTCCTGActcaaaacacaaagaaagcCAAGAAGAAAAGActtgggggggcagggagggagtgtATTCGAGACTGGCACACAGAAATGCTACATTCAAGCTCACAGCAGAGTTGACATATCCCAGCTTCATTATCTCAGCGTGCTTTCAGAAGTAAGCTGACTGAATGTACGAGTTtatcctttcttcctcacaaGAATCTCTGTCCCAGCTATTCACAAGTAAATCCAGTAatgttaaaaaacccaaagttaAACTTGCAATGGTGATGAAACAAAAGACAAACATCTTACGTGCTTTTAAGACTGTCAGTGCCTCAAATCTCAGTCCTGATGACCTgagcttccctttcctcctacTGCTACTATGGGAATACCATGCCGGGACAGCATGGAGGAGAGACAGTACAGCACTAAACTGTATGAACAGTTCAACCTCCTCTTTGTCAAACAGGCTGATAGTATAATGTAGCACAGTGCATAAGGACAACAGTGAGGAGATCATTTCATATGGGTCTGAAGCATAGATGTAGGGGATACAGAATGActgtccccagcaccctgtgTTTCTCCTGCCTCAAGTTAGTGCTGAAAAGACTGAGAGCAGATACACCAGCGCCTGGAAGCACCTTGGGTCCAGCACTGCTAGTTAAAACATGCTGAGCAGAAGCCTTGCTGTTAAATACTTCCACAGGAGAAAGAACTGAGAGGATTCATCCACCCTCCTCCGTTGAAGAGTGTTAGGATCTCTTGAATGAGCTACTTTTGGTATAAGAAATCTCTCAAGCAAACAATGCCCAGGTTTTCAGCTGAACCTGATGTTCAACTGAAATATTGAAATTAGTGTGAAGAAACCAGCTGCAGACTTGAAACATCTGCCTCAGTGTGAAAGGTAAAGTGTGACGCTGGGCCCCACCAGGACTGCTCAGCCTTACCTGGCTgctcacagaaatgttcagttTTGACTTCTTGgatgttttatttctctttatgGGAAGCTCCTGCGCAGCCTAGGAGGCAAGACAGATCAGACAGATCACTACAAGCTTCCTTGTGTGGAGATGAAGTCTCTTAACAGTCTACAGGTTTCCTTGCTTCTAAACAACAAAATCATTGCCACAGCAATTAAGTTTGAATAAATAActtgcagagccacagagatgagctggTTGGAATACAAACAACCAAAGTAAAGTAAAAAAGAGCTGCTACTGTGCGTTAAAAAAATACTGCATTAAACAGCATGGCTAAAATTCAAGTACTGCACCAAGCCCTCTGCAAATCAGCAATGTTTGATTAGCACAGACAGGGCGTAGGGATGAAAGCTGTAGTCTTGGGACCTGCCCTCAAACACCTGCCCTGCCAAAGCCTCCCACCCGGCCTGGCTAAGCCCCTTCACTGTTCTGTGATCTACAGACAGATAGGAAAACTACCCCAATGGTTTATACTaatggaagaaaaggaaatgttttcacTTTGCTGCTACTTCTTGTCTAAAACTAAACCCACACATACACAGAGTACAACCCAGTAACAGCAGCACACAAGCTTCCAGGAGCTTCTCTACAGTTCTTAACGCCAGCAAGTCTCCCTGGTGCTCCGCTCCTTCACCAGTTCCGCAGAAGACACAGAATTTCCTTGTGTTCAGCACACAAGGTGTTTAGAGTCACGTTTTGCATAAGATGCCCAACTTACAAATCCTGGGAAGTCGTAGTCGAGTCCCTTTTCAGCCAGCCTCTTCCGCAGGAGCTTCTCCTTTCGTAGCAGGCGCTTTGTCATCTTTGCCTTCTGCACCAGTGAGCGAACCTTATTGTACCGCCTGACTGCTGGCTGGGAGGGCTTCAGGAACATTCTGCTACTGTTTTTGAAGAGGTTTTCATGGACCCTTTCAGGAGACATGAACTGACCTGTACCACGAACATATAACATGGAGTTACAGCAGAGCTACCTCTCACCAAACGCTATTCAGTTCTCATTTTaccaccacccccactgcaGCAGATCACAAGGGCAGCATTTTATGAACAGACAAAATGGGAAGTGAAGAAACACTCCTTGCTAAGACAACCAGTAATGGATGAATGAAGAGAACCCTTTTTCAGTTCCACCTAGAAAACAGAGAGACTTCTTTTGAAGCTGATGCACATCTAACTCCTAATCCTTCAGAACAGTGTTATTGTCACCACCCCTGAGAAACTTGCTCCTTTCACTGAAGTTTTAGACACAGAGGGCTATTTCTGGTTAACTACACAGACAGCAAGTGCAACAGTTACATAAGACAACATTTCCATATTCAAGGAGGGgtctccacagcaaactccacTGTTCCCTGAGAATTCATATCACACGACTTCACAGTGAACAGTATCAGCCTAAAGGAAAAACTGtagaacagaacaaaagagTGCTGGGGATGTTGTTTACACATGAACAGCCAAGCAAGAAAAGCTCATTCCCACAGAAAAGCCTTTCTGGAACaaaacttcattaaaaaaaaaataaaaaatagcaaGATTCtccaaagttaaaaaaaaaaaatccacacaaaCCCATATGAATTTCATTGGCACATTAGAGAACTTGCATTTCAGCTTGTACTTACACTTCAGTAGCCTTTCAGAAAACAGGTAGTTGTTCATCGTGTCTGCAACAATCTTAGCCACGTCATCAGACTCAAACTCTATGAATCCGTAGCCTTTGCTACCTCCCGTCTGCAGACAACGACAGAAAGAAATCAGAATGCTTCCCTACCTGCAGACTGTGCTAAAAttactggggagaagggaaggtaCCTTACTGCAGcccttcagtacttaaagggccCTGTTAAGACTGATGGTGAGACATTATAGCACAGCCcactgcaacaggacaaggggcaatggttttaaactaaaagagggagatttagactagaggaaaggaagacattttatacactgagggcagtgagacagtCACCCAGGCTGACCAGCAAGGACACactcctggaaacattcaaggtctgagcaacctgatccagtcagagatgtccctgctgactgcaggacagttggactagatgacctctaaaggttccctccaactcaaaccattccgtGATTTTATGTGTCCTAAGCCATAGCCCATTGCCTTGGTTTCActgggacagaatcacagggcaGCATGGGATTCAGGCCATCAGCAGTTTGaagtcagccagggcagctgacccAGGCTGGCTTAGAGATGCATCCCATACCATGAACTCATTATAAGGGAGGAAAATTGCCGGCAACAGGggctcctccttctctccatccctggcAGAGGCTTGCTCAGCACGAGGCCTGCATTTCTCTCTGACTGCTGTATATTCATCAGACTGGGTATAATTTTGTATACTTAATATTTGCCCTGTTTTTGCAGCttcattaaattatttttcatttcaactCACAGATGTCCTCACCTTTTCCTgatcttccttctctgctttggAGGAATCATTAGGTGCTAGAGTAACTGTTATAATTCAGCCCCAGATACAGGCTAAACATAAGACACCCATTCCCAGCTAAACACAGGTAGTATCATAAAAGTTCAGTGAAGTAATAACAAGCAGCAAGTTCAGCCCTAACCTGATATGACATTATTGGCAAATAAATGCTTGCATGTTAGGAAGGGCTCACTAATAGCTAtttcttcaaagaaaaaaagttaaaagcTGGCCTGCAATGCTGTTCTGTTGTTAACAAACTTACACAgcaactcagcactggttaggccacacctcgagtactgtctccagttctgggcccctcagtttaggaaagatgttgaggtgctggaacgtgttcagagaagggcaacaaagctggggagggatctggaacacaagccctgtgaggagaggctgagggagctgggggtgcttagcctggagaagaggaggctcaggggagaccttattgctgtctacaactacctgaagggaggttgtagccaggtgggggttggtctcatctcccaggcaaccagcaccagaacaagaggacacagtctcaagctgtgccaggggaggtttaggcttgaggttaggaagaagttcttcataaagtgattggccattggaatgggctgcccagggaggtggtggagtcaccattactggaggggtttaggaagagactggatggggcacttggtgccatggtttagttgattagatagtgtcagatgataggttggactcaatgatctcaaaggtctcttccaacctggttaattctattctattctattcatcaatAAATCCAGAAATGAGGATCAGCTGCACTTACTGAGTACAAAGCAACAAGAAAACTAAATCAGAGTCTGTTTCATGACATTTCACGTTCTGCTTTTAAGTTGTGTATTCTGGCAACACTTCTCACGTAAGTgcatttattttggggggaaaaaaataagaaagaggTTACATTAAGCATCACTGCCTATTTGCAGACTAGTTTAGGTGGGAAGGAAGGCTTAAAAGCATGGTCCAGTCAACCCCAGAGACAACGCCTCCTAAGCTATCAGCCCAATAACTTGTTTTGGAAATATCAACTAGGACAAGCCCCCTTCTGCTCACTCGTGAAACTGCAGCTAAGTTTTCCACGTGGAACACACCGAAAGCAGAGCATCAGGCAAATGGGCAAGGACACAAGCAGCCCCTTCACAAGCAGTAAGGGCAGGAAGCAGGGAAGCGCCTATGTCTGTCAGCGAAGAGCACAGACCCAAGGGCCGGACCCGCGCAGAGCTTTTACCTTCTTACTCCTCGAGAGCCTGAGCCGCGTCACTGTCCCAAACTGCTCGAAGTACTCGCGGATCTGCGGCTCGCAGAGCCCCCGCGGGAGGTGTCCCACATACACTACGCCCGGCGTCAGCTCCTCCTGCGGGGCACAGAGCAGCCGCATCAGGACATGCTCGGCTAGGCCAAGACaggccacccccaccccgccaCAGAGCCCCGCTTACCTTGGGCCCTCGCTTCTTGCGGCCCTGTTGCTGCACCTTTTTCTGGAACTCGCgctgcagctgtggctccaAGGCCAGAAACGACGCTGACGCGGGTGTCCGCACAGGTGCGGGCTCGGCCACCTCCGCAGCCTCAGTCACGGCCGCCATGCTGCGCTCCCCTCCGCCGGAAGTACGTCTCTTCCCTCGCACGCGTGTCTCGCGGCGTCCGCAGCACGCAGGCGCAGAGCGGCGATGTGCTGTCTCCTAGCAACGCGGCGCGGCGCTGCAGAGCTCGCACGACGTCGTGTAGCAACGCGGTGCTGTCGCCAGGCAGCGGGGCCCTGGCGTGGCCCGGCGGGGTGGCGGCCGCCCTGGGACCGGGCCCGCCGCACCGGGACGGGGGCCCTGAAGCACGAGCAAACACCTCCACTCCCGGGACGAGCAACTTACCACAGACACCCACCCACACCGCTccttctgccacctcctggcTCCTCCGACCGCTCAGGCAGTGCACGGGGCAGCCCGGCGCCGTCCATGCAGAAGGACCCCTTGGGCGCGGGAGGTGGCGGCGGGCACCATGTCGGTGAGCGACATGTTCATCGCGCTGCAGGGCGTCCTCACGGCCGACCAGGACATCCGCGAGGTGagcgcggggccgggcgggctGGGGGAGAGCTAGAGCCGGGGCGCGGGGCCTGGCCTGACTGCGCCGTGTGTCCGCAGGAGATCCGGAAGGTggtgcaggtgctggagcagacgGCCCGGGAGATCCTCACTCTGCTGCAGGGCGTGCACCAGGGAGCCGGCTTCCAGGACAGTGAGTTCCGCCGTACCGCCCGCTCCACCTTCCGGGGAAAAGCCGGCTGTGGGTGCGGGGGCAGAGTACCCCCGGGCTACGCGATTCCCTTGCTCGCGGGCGCTGCTTTTCCAGGCTTCAGTCGCGCGTGGGCGCTCCTGGCGTGCCCTGCAAGAGCTCCTCGCAGGCTGCTGCTCGGGGGTACAGCTGGGATGTTTCAGGCCAGATAAGCTACCGTTCATCCTCAGGAAACActgttctttccctttctccccttctcagCTTGGTGATACACTGCCGGAGTGCAGAAGACTGTTATTTTTACAGGTGTTCACTTTCTGGGTTGTCAGATTGGCTCACATTTTCCCCTCTTAAATGGCATGCGTGTAGAGTTTTATATTGTGCTGATTTTACCATCACCTGCTGGGCAATGCTTTGTATCTGTATCACTTCCTCACTTCTTCACTAACACCCCCAAAAACTGTGCTGCTGAATGCTTTGCAGGGAGTTGAGGATGGTGTGGGGAGGGCGCACTTTATTTTGTACAAGACTGGCTCTGCGTGTAAGAATATAAAATCTGCTTAATGTTGCAGAATGTAAAGGgaagtgagggagctggggttgcttagcctggagaagaggaggctcaggggagaccttattgctttctacagctacctgaagggaggttgtggacaggtgggggttggtctcttctcccaggcggccagcaccagaacaagaggacacggtctcaagctgtgccaggggaggtttaggctggaggttaggaagaaattctgcacagagagagtgattgcccattggaacaggctgcctggggaggtggtggagtcaccatcgttggaggtgttcaggaggagacttgatagggtgcttggttgcatggttgattaggtggtgttggatgataggttggacacggtgatctcgaaggtctcttccaacctggtctggtctattctattctattctattctaaagcaggAGCTATCCTTGATGTAAACTTGAATGGCAACTGGAATTGTTCTGCTATTTTTGAGGTTGTAGCTAGCATGCTTCCTTGCTTTCAGTCCAAATTCATTTAAGATGTTTGACATAGTGTTTCTGGGCAAACTCATTTCCTCCAGTGTGTGAGAACATTACAGGCCTAGATGCCAAATGtgctctttctcctcccccatACCTATTATAAGACTTGCTGGTGAAGCTACTGTAGTAAACTGGGGTTTCCCTTAAATATGTGACTTTAATACTCAATTTTTAAGTCAGATCCCAGGATGAAGTAACCATTCTGATTTTCCTGGAAAGTCATGAGAGGAATCTGGGGAGAATCCTGGCAGGCCACTCTCTGAAGGTGAATAGAAGCCTGAATGCCACTGGGTGCTGTTTTATTCACCTGCTGAGCTAACTGGTGATTGTCAGGCTGGTGACATTCACTCTGGTATCCGAGAGAGACATGTTTAGCAACATGCAACACCTGAGGTTTGTCCTGTGCTTGCAAGTGCAGCTGCCACCTACTTAGGTGACCTGGCTGTGCTAAAAATTAGAACAGCTAGTTGATTAATTTACACAAGCATACACTTATTCTTCCAAGATGAGCAAACCTGTGGATGTTGTGACAGTTGTTTTGCCTGGGTATCAATTTCAAGTGTTGCCTTCTAGCATTTAACAGCAGAGACTTGTGTCTGGCTCAGTATATTTGCACTTGAATCTTAACTCTGGAAGAGAGGTGGTCGTGGAATTCGTGGAGACTGAGAAGAGATCTGAAATAgtagtttgaaaaaaaaaagacaggagAAAAGATCATCTTATAATTCTTGTAATACCAGAGACAATGAATACATGCTTAATAGGTTAGGAGTTAACTCATGATAATAGACCTGTCAGCTTGTCATCAAT harbors:
- the NIFK gene encoding MKI67 FHA domain-interacting nucleolar phosphoprotein encodes the protein MAAVTEAAEVAEPAPVRTPASASFLALEPQLQREFQKKVQQQGRKKRGPKEELTPGVVYVGHLPRGLCEPQIREYFEQFGTVTRLRLSRSKKTGGSKGYGFIEFESDDVAKIVADTMNNYLFSERLLKCQFMSPERVHENLFKNSSRMFLKPSQPAVRRYNKVRSLVQKAKMTKRLLRKEKLLRKRLAEKGLDYDFPGFAAQELPIKRNKTSKKSKLNISVSSQDPTPVCTPTVLERRKAAQVDDDAEDNEITLRLPPASVKNAVQRQKKQPRKRPNLKKQT